The Spiroplasma apis B31 genomic sequence AATGAATTAACAAAGATAATAAAAATTTATTACTACAAATTGAAATGTGTTATTATGACAATGTAGGATAAGGAGACATTCATAATGAAAAAAGAACAAAAAATAGTATTAGTTGGTTGTGGGGCTGTAGGAACAAGTTTTGTGTACTCAGCTATTAATCAAGGATTAGCACAACATTATGTTTTAATAGATGTATTTAAAGATGCAGCTGAAGGAAACGCATTAGATTTATTAGACACACACGCAGTTTTATCAAGTCCATTTGACTCAATCAAAGCAGGAGATTACCAAGACTGTAAAGATGCAGATCTAGTAGTAATTACAGCAGGTAGACCTCAAAAACCTGGTGAAACAAGACTTGAAATGATTGCTGATAACGCAAAAATTATGAAAGAAATCGCAACAAGCATCAAAAAGTCAGGATTTAAAGGAGTAACACTTATTGCTTCTAACCCAGTTGATGTTTTAACAAGAGTTTATCAAAAAGTTACAGGTTTTGACTCAAATAGAGTTATTTCTTCAGGAACCACACTTGATTCTTCAAGATTAAAAAGATTATTGGCAGATAAGTTAAATGTTATTCCTAGATCTGTAAAAGCATATTTATTTGGAGAACACGGGGATTCATCAGTAGCTGCTTGAAGTAATGCAACTGTTATGGGTAAATCTTTACAAGCATACCTAGATAATGGAAAAATCACAAAAGAGGATTTAGAAGAAGTAAAAAACGATGCTGTACATATGGCTTACAAAATAATTGAGAAAAAAAGAGCAACATTCTACGGTATCGGAGCTTGTTTGGCAAGAATCTCTAAAGCTATCTTGACTGATGAAAAAGCGCAACTAATGGTTGGTGCACAGTTAACAGGACAATACGGTATTAACGGAGTTTATACAAGTGTTCCTTGTATTCTTGGATGAAATGGTATTGAAGAAATCTTAGAATGAGATCTTACTTCAGAAGAACTAAGCGGTTTTGGTGCATCATGTAATCAACTTGAAGAAGTGTTCAAAACAGCTGAAGAAGCTATTAAATAATAATCTATTATGTGACTATTTAATTAATAGTCATTTTTTTATACTAAAAAAACCAAAATTTTTCTAGACTTAATTTTTTTAAAATATATGTATTAAGAAATTTATAGTGGTAAAATAATTTTGCGTAATTACAAAAGTCAATTAAATAAATCAAAGATCGTTTAATTCTTTTGAAAAATCTTAATATTTAGTTATGGTAAATTTAAAAATTATATCCATATAACTTATTTAGATATGTGATTAATAATGAATGGGTGTTCAAATTGTTTATCGTATAAAATTACTCTTTTATTTATCAATATTTACATAAATCTTTTTCAATATAAAATTTATTAATATATCCACAGTTCATTGATTCCTTAACTAAAGAATTAATTTAACGGATTTATACTTTTGTATTTTACTAGATTTTTGTCTTTGTTTATACCCAATTACAGTTGGTGATTGAGTGTAAGTTGATTAATTTTATTGAAATGAAAATCAAATATTAATGTTTTATTAAGTACTTATATAAAGAAAGGTGAAAATATGCAAACATTGGACGAAAGAGTTAAATTTTTCTCTAAAACAAAATTCAAAAAGCTTGGTATTCTTTTAAAAGAAGTTGCAAAAGAATATCCTGTACTTTTTTCTTCATATATAATAATAGCTTTTATAGATACATTTTTGTTCTCTGCTATGTCTATTGTTATTACGAACCTGATAAAAGTTATAAATCAAGAAGGTGGTAATTCTCTTTTTGGGCTACCAATGTATTGATATAATTGAGCAATAATTGGTGCTGTCATGATAGTATGTTTTGCTTTTTCGGAATTTACACTAAATTATCTTAGTGGATTGCTTACAAGAAAAGCTGAAATTTTTCTAAGGGTGAAATGTTTAGATAACTTAACTAATGTAGACCTTAGTTTTTATTCAAAAAATCAGATTGGAAATATAATGACAAAAATAGTTGGTGACTCACAAGGGGTAGCCGATGGTTTGAATGAGTTTGGTGTCAACCTGATATATTGTTTTGTAATGTTCACCACTGTTAATACAGTTATGTTCTCATTAGATGTCAAAATTGCTAGCATTTGTTTAGGACTATTTTTCATATTATTTTTAATATCTTGAATAATATTTTTCGCATACCAAAAAGCACTTATAACATCAATCGATTATAAACAAAAACTTGATACTGATAATACTGATCGATTAATGAATATTCGATTAATAAAGTCTTCTGGAACAGAACTTTATGAATTAGAACGTGTCAAAGAATTTAATAAGGAATACGATAAAAAAATCAACAAAACTGTTAAAATTAACGCTTGTCTTGTTATATTTTCAAACTTCTTTGGTTGAATTCTCCCTGGAATTACAACTATATTGGTTATTGTATTGTATAAAGATATTTGAGAGTTAAAAAGAGTTGTCTCATTGGCTATTGGATTTATGTCATCTGTTTCAATCTTAACCTCGGCTGTATTTTTATTGCCAATTATTTTAAGAGCTTTATCAAGAACCATAAACTGTAATACAAGACTAAACTTTATATATTCTCATGAATCATTAATAAAATACATAGAGGAACCAATAGTTGTGAATAACATTGACTCTATTGAGTTTAAAGATGTAGAATTTTCTTACCCTGAATCACCTTCAAAACCAATCCTCCCAACCACAAACCTAGTGTTTGAAAAAGGAAAAAGTTATGCTTTTGTTGGGGAGACAGGTAGCGGTAAGTCTACAATTGCAAAACTGTTACTTAGATTTTATGACCCTAAAGCAGGAAGTGTTCTTATCAATGGGGTTAACTTAAAAGAAATAGATCTTCCTAGTTATTTAGATAAAGTTGGTTATGTTGAACAAGAGCCGCAAATATTATATGGTACTGTAATGGATAATATAAAATATGCTAAGTTTGATGCTTCAGATGAAGAAGTAATTGAAGCGGCTAAAAAGGCCCAGATTCACGACTTCATATTAACTCTTTCTGATAAATATGACACTATTCTAGGGGAAAGAGGATTTATGTTATCAGGAGGACAAAAACAAAGATTAGTAATAGCTAGAATGTTTTTGAAAAATCCTCAATTATTGATTCTTGATGAGGCAACTAGTGCATTAGATAATATTGTCGAAAAAGAGGTACAAGCACAATTAGATAAATTGGTGGTGGGAAGAACTACAATTGTTATTGCTCACCGTCTTTCAACAATTAAAAATTGTGACAAAATTGTTGTTTTAGGGCAAAATGCTCAAGGAATAATACAAATCGGAACATTTGATGAGTTAAAAGAACAAGAAGGAAGATTTAATAAGTTATATAAAGCAGGATTAATGGGATAGAAGGAGGTTTTTATGGCATTCGAAGAAAAAGCAAAAGAAAGTATCTTAAAACAAATAGATAAAGAACGCAAACATAGAGGTTATATAAAAATGATTTTTATTTACCTAAGAAAACATAAGTTGTTTGCTCTTTTAATTTTTATCCTAGCACTAATGGCTAGCTCAATTGGAGTATCTGCTCCTTTGGTTATGAAACAAATTATGAAGTGTCTTGTTGATATGACAGATGAGAGCCAATCTCAACCAACAACAAAGTTTATTATTTGAGACTTTACTTGATTGCATTGAGTTTTACTTCAAATAGCAATGTATTGTGGTCTTGGAATAAGTATTTTTTCATTAAATATTGCAGTAGGTAAGTTAGGTAAAGCTGTCGAAATATATTTAAGAAATGAAACTGTACGAGCACTTATTCAACAAGATATTTCATACTATTCTGATAAGAAAATCGGAGAAATTCTTACTAAGTTGGGTGCAGACACTTGAATAATTGGTGAACAAACTCAAAATATTCCAATGATGATTCTTATCGCTATATTCAACTTTATCGGTTCTTCAGTCGTACTTATCTCAGTTGATTGAAGATTAGGACTAATATCAATGTCTTTTGTTGCTTTTGGTTTGTCTGCAATTCTGATCTTCTTTTCAAAAGTAAAAAGTTGAATAAAAAAATTACGTACAACAATAACATTCGTTAACGGAGATGTCACTGATAGAATTGGAACAATTCGTCTTATTAAAGCAAGTGGTACAGAAAGTTACGAGAAAAAAAGATTCAGAGAAATTCACACCGAATTTTATGAAACTGTAAGAGCTTTCTTCAAAAGACTAAGTTTTGTTCTTACAAGTGCTTTTGTCTCTATTATGGCAATTCAATTACTAATTCTTACAACTGCATACGGGTTTTATAAAAATGATACTGAAAAATTACTTATCATTACAACTTCGTTTATCTCAGGATTAGGTACAATGACATCTCCAATCTTTCAGTTATTAAGAGCTTTATTCGGTTTCTTGATGGCGAACGAATGTACTCGAAGAGTATTTCAAATTATTGATTCTAAGCCAATAATGGATCCACACTTTTATTCAGGTCAAGGAAAAATAATAGATAAAATAGACAAAGACATAATATTTGAAAATGTTTCTTTTAACTACCCAGAAAAACCCGAAAAAAATGTATTACCAAAATTTAACTTTGTTTTTGAAAAAGGAAAAAGCTATGCTTTTGTAGGGGAAACTGGTAGTGGTAAATCTACAATATCCAAATTATTATTAAGATTTTACGACCCAACAGAAGGACGAATATTGATTAATGGAGAAGTTGATTTAAAAGAGTTACACTTAAAATCATATCTTGACCTCGTTGGTTATGTCGAACAAGAACCCCAAATAATGTTTGGAACTGTTAAAGAAAATATAAAATACACAACTCCAAATGTCACCGATGATGAAGTTATCGAAGCGGCTAAAAAAGCAGACCTTCATAATTTAATAATGTCTTGACCAAACAAGTACGAAACTATTCTTGGTGAAAGAGGGTTTATGTTGTCGGGAGGACAAAAACAAAGACTAGTAATAGCTAGAATGTTTTTAAAAAACCCACAAATTCTAATTTTAGATGAGGCAACCAGTGCCTTAGACAATATTGTTGAAAAAGAAATTCAAGCAGAATTAGAAAAACTTATGATCGGTAGAACTAGTGTTTCTATAGCTCACAGACTTTCAACAATTAAAAATTGTGATCATATTATAGTTCTAGCACCAGGGAAAGGTGTAGTCCAAATTGGTACGTTTGATGAATTAAAAAATACTGAAGGACATTTTAAAAAACTATATGATGCAGGATTGATGAAAACCGAGGAAGTTAAGAACTTGATTTAATTTGCAAACAATGAAACTTAAAATAAAAAGCTCTACACTATAAACTAGTGCAGAGCTTTTTTGTCTGTAGTTCAATGTATAATGATGAAAAGATGAGTAATATAGTAAGTACAGTTTCCCAAGGTTGACATAACAAAAAATGTAATCATTTTAAAATATTTAACTATCTTTTCAATACCTTCAAATTTATTAGGAAAAAAACTTTTTAAAGATTTGTACATATCAAAATTACAAAATTAACATTCACTTGTTAAAAAAGATTTTGATAAAATAAAAGAATTTTCTTTTATGATTGATTTATAATAAACATATGGGGGTGCCCTGGTTTCGACAGGATATATCCTTGCTATAACTGCAGTGGTTTGGTAGACCTTAATACTTCTAGGTTTGATAAAATGCAAACAAAAATAAAAATGAATTTGAAATGCCAGCATTCATGATCAATAATGCATCAGCTGGAGTTGCTTTAGCAGCTTAATTAAACAATAGTTTAATAGCATTCAACACTATTCGATGTTCTTGTACTTCATTGTGTAGTGCCTTACCTAGTACAATAGAGTGAACTAATTTGGTGATAAACTCACTCGAAATTAAACACCAACACTAAAAACGATTTTTTGTTAACTTCTGTAGTTTCTAGTGTATATAAAAGTTAACTAAACTGTAGACGTTATGGTTAGGAGTATTTTGGACGCGGGTTCGATTCCCGCCATCTCCACCATTTTTTTTGTTTAATTATAGTATAAGAAAGGAATGTGACATCTATGAATTTTACATCATCGCTAATCGCATGTCTTTCTTACATTATAATTACAATTTTAATATTTACCATCACGTGAGGACTCTCAAAACATCTTTTTGAAAAAATAAAAATTTACTACGAATTAGTTCTTGGCGTAGCACTTGGTGTTTTATCTTTGTTTGGTGTAATTATAATTTCTCTTCTAATGTCTAAGGATAAAAATTTACAGTTATCAATTTTGTTACCTATATTTTTATTTTGAACTTGTTTATTATTCATTTCTCCTTATTCTTCTATTGGGGTTCTTAGTTGTAATTTAATAGCTCTTTTGTTATTTCCAAAAATATTCCCAGAATATTTCGGACAAATCGAAGGAGCAGCAATGATCTCAATAGTGGTTTTAGCATACTCAGTAACCTTTATATTATTTTTTATAAGTTTGTTTTATAAAAAAATAACAAAAGGACTGATATGATCAGTTACAACGTTCTTTATTTTATTGAGTGGTTTTGTATCATTCATGCCAATCATAAAAGATAAAACAGCTTTAAATAATTTTGGTACCTTATTATTATGGTTGGGTGTAAGTTATCTAGCATATGCATACTTAACAGTTGTTAATCAAGTTCACACTCATGCAATTAAATTGCAAAACATTGTAAGGTATGAAGATCAATATTATCTTAACTCTGCATCTGCACACGAACAAATTTTGAATAATATTTGAAAAAATAAAATCAGGTACGGTATTTATTTAAATTATTATATATCCAACTTTGAGAAGTTTGAAACAAAAGTAAATACGAACATTAAAGAAACTATAGTATCTGAAATCTCTTCACAAGCTTACAACTTGTTCTCCAATAAGTTTTCGGGTTCAATATTCTTCAAGCCGAATTACAAAAACTTTGGGGTTTTCATTCCCTTAATGGAACATGACCAATTAGCTGACAAAGAGAAAAAAGAAGTCTTATCGAAGGAAGTGGAACTAATAATCAAAAGCATTACCTCAGATTTCTTTATAGAGAATTATAGAGTAAGTGTAAAAATTAAATCAGTCATGTCATTTTATGGTCTACATTCTAACAATCTTGATACACTTCTTGAATATAATAACTTAGCACAAAGTCACATAACCTTTGCTAACGAGCAAGTATTAAATGAGATTCAACCACAACAAATAACTAAACAAAAAAATAGAAATAAAAAGATGCTTTCTTTAAATGAAATTGTAGCATTGAATCACTGTTCTGTGCTATTTGAACCTATTTATTTCTCAGGGATAAAAGACTTTTTTGGTTACAATTTGAATAATATGATCGAAGGTTCTGAAGTAAATTCATCTCTTTTTGAAGAAAATAAAAACATAATTGAAAATTATGGACTTCAGTCTTTATTTACTAGATATCTTGCACTCTATTCTATTAAAACATTGGCTAAATACAAAATTAAAGATAAAAAATTATTTTTAAGTTATGACATTGGTTACTTTACTAGTCCAGAATTTGACTTCCAAGATTTTATAACTAAAATTAATTTATATAAAATAAATAAAAAGAACTTGGTAATTTGTTTTGATATAACACAAGAAGTGGTTAACAAAAATTACCTAGAAAAAAACATTAATCTTTGCATGGAAAAAGGACTTAAGATAGCTGTAACTAACTTCGGAGCACTTGGAACAGATTTTAGCTTGTTGGAATTTTATAAACCTACTTATATCTTTTTAGAAGGAGACATTGTAAAAAAAATTAACTTAATAAAAGAGAATGAAGCTATATTGTTAAACTGTATAGCTATTGCAAATAAACTAAAGGCTAAATTAATTGCACAAAGAGTAGATACTTATATGATTTATAAAACTTTAAAATCAAAAGGTGTAGAATATTTTAGTGGCGACCTAATAGGAAGCTCAAGTGAACCTACACCATTAATTGGTACAGAACTTAGATATTTATTAAACAAATAAAAAAGGAGTAAAAAAAATTGTGGAAAAAAATAAAATACAAGAGTTAACAAAAAATATCCTTCATTGTCTAGAAGAGAATAATGTAAAGAAATTAAGAGAAATAAGTGAAGACAACTACCCAGCGGACATAGCCGAAGCATTGGAAGAACTTGAAAACAAGTATATTTTGATAGCTTTAAGGTTATTCTCTACTGAAATAAGTGGGGAGATATTTACTTTCTTAGATACTGAAATACAAGAGGAAGTTGTAAAGCAATTCTCTTCAAAACAAATAAAAGAACTTTTTGAGGAAATCTACACAGATGATGTTGTAGAAATACTCGAAGAAATGCCTTCTAACATCGCTAAAAAAATTTTACGTTCTGCTTCTAGAGAATCTAGAATGCAGATTAATGAAATTTTAAAGTATGAAGAATACTCAGCAGGAAGCATCATGAATGTCGAGTATACTAAACTTCGTATGAATTGGACGGTTGAAAAAGCGATTGAAACAATCAAGGCCGAAAGAGATAAAACTGAGGAAGTCTACGATTTTTTTGTTGTTGACGAACTTAATAATTTAAAAGGATTTGTTGAACTTAAAGAGTTATTTTTCTCCAAACCAGAACAGTTAGTCAAAGATGTTATGGATGATAGAATAATTTATTCTTATACCAAAACAGACCAAGAAGAAGTAACAGAAAAGTTTAAAAAATATGATATTACAACTTTACCAATTTTAAATAGTCAAAACAAGCTTGTAGGAATAATAACTGTCGACGATATAATTGATGTCATAGAAGAAGAAGCAACTGAAGATATTCAAAAAATGGCTGGAATTAGTCCAACAGAAGACGAGTACTTCAAAACTAGTGTTTGAAAAATGGTGAGATCTAGAACCTTATGATTATTGATATTAATGTTGTCTGCAACCTTAACCCAAATAGTTATCATACTTTTCATGAAAAAGTATAATATAGATACTAAAGTTTCAAGTGCAAATGGAACATGAAATATAACTTATATAGTCACAATGCTCCTTATGCCTTTGATAACCGTTATATCTGGCACTTCTGGAAACGCCGCCAGTCAAACATCGACGATGGTCGTTCGTTCATTATCTTTAAAAGAAGTTGAAGCTAAGGACTTTTTTAAGATTTTATGAAAGGAACTGCGTGTTGCATTTTTTGTGGGATTAATACTTATACTTGTGAACTTTATAAGAATGATTGTTATTTATAGTGTCGAATACAAAGGAAATATTAATAGACAAGAATTATGACACACTATCGCAACAATAACTATTGCTATGTTTTTAACTTTGATGGTTTCAAAAACTCTTGGTGTTTTGTTACCGATATTTGCCAAAAAAATAAAGTTGGATCCTGCAATAATGGCGGCACCCTTACTCACTACATTGGTGGACGCTCTTGCTACCGCAATATTCTTCTCAGTTGGTCTAATATTCTTTATGCCCCAAATTAGCGTTTAGGAGTTTTCATGAGATTAAGAAATAAAAGATGAACAGATGAGTATATTGAAAAGAATAAACACAAAATGTTAGATACTACACACAAAGCAGATTTAAAAAAGCTTTTCGA encodes the following:
- a CDS encoding L-lactate dehydrogenase, with the translated sequence MMKKEQKIVLVGCGAVGTSFVYSAINQGLAQHYVLIDVFKDAAEGNALDLLDTHAVLSSPFDSIKAGDYQDCKDADLVVITAGRPQKPGETRLEMIADNAKIMKEIATSIKKSGFKGVTLIASNPVDVLTRVYQKVTGFDSNRVISSGTTLDSSRLKRLLADKLNVIPRSVKAYLFGEHGDSSVAAWSNATVMGKSLQAYLDNGKITKEDLEEVKNDAVHMAYKIIEKKRATFYGIGACLARISKAILTDEKAQLMVGAQLTGQYGINGVYTSVPCILGWNGIEEILEWDLTSEELSGFGASCNQLEEVFKTAEEAIK
- a CDS encoding ABC transporter ATP-binding protein produces the protein MQTLDERVKFFSKTKFKKLGILLKEVAKEYPVLFSSYIIIAFIDTFLFSAMSIVITNLIKVINQEGGNSLFGLPMYWYNWAIIGAVMIVCFAFSEFTLNYLSGLLTRKAEIFLRVKCLDNLTNVDLSFYSKNQIGNIMTKIVGDSQGVADGLNEFGVNLIYCFVMFTTVNTVMFSLDVKIASICLGLFFILFLISWIIFFAYQKALITSIDYKQKLDTDNTDRLMNIRLIKSSGTELYELERVKEFNKEYDKKINKTVKINACLVIFSNFFGWILPGITTILVIVLYKDIWELKRVVSLAIGFMSSVSILTSAVFLLPIILRALSRTINCNTRLNFIYSHESLIKYIEEPIVVNNIDSIEFKDVEFSYPESPSKPILPTTNLVFEKGKSYAFVGETGSGKSTIAKLLLRFYDPKAGSVLINGVNLKEIDLPSYLDKVGYVEQEPQILYGTVMDNIKYAKFDASDEEVIEAAKKAQIHDFILTLSDKYDTILGERGFMLSGGQKQRLVIARMFLKNPQLLILDEATSALDNIVEKEVQAQLDKLVVGRTTIVIAHRLSTIKNCDKIVVLGQNAQGIIQIGTFDELKEQEGRFNKLYKAGLMG
- a CDS encoding ABC transporter ATP-binding protein, translated to MAFEEKAKESILKQIDKERKHRGYIKMIFIYLRKHKLFALLIFILALMASSIGVSAPLVMKQIMKCLVDMTDESQSQPTTKFIIWDFTWLHWVLLQIAMYCGLGISIFSLNIAVGKLGKAVEIYLRNETVRALIQQDISYYSDKKIGEILTKLGADTWIIGEQTQNIPMMILIAIFNFIGSSVVLISVDWRLGLISMSFVAFGLSAILIFFSKVKSWIKKLRTTITFVNGDVTDRIGTIRLIKASGTESYEKKRFREIHTEFYETVRAFFKRLSFVLTSAFVSIMAIQLLILTTAYGFYKNDTEKLLIITTSFISGLGTMTSPIFQLLRALFGFLMANECTRRVFQIIDSKPIMDPHFYSGQGKIIDKIDKDIIFENVSFNYPEKPEKNVLPKFNFVFEKGKSYAFVGETGSGKSTISKLLLRFYDPTEGRILINGEVDLKELHLKSYLDLVGYVEQEPQIMFGTVKENIKYTTPNVTDDEVIEAAKKADLHNLIMSWPNKYETILGERGFMLSGGQKQRLVIARMFLKNPQILILDEATSALDNIVEKEIQAELEKLMIGRTSVSIAHRLSTIKNCDHIIVLAPGKGVVQIGTFDELKNTEGHFKKLYDAGLMKTEEVKNLI
- a CDS encoding EAL domain-containing protein gives rise to the protein MNFTSSLIACLSYIIITILIFTITWGLSKHLFEKIKIYYELVLGVALGVLSLFGVIIISLLMSKDKNLQLSILLPIFLFWTCLLFISPYSSIGVLSCNLIALLLFPKIFPEYFGQIEGAAMISIVVLAYSVTFILFFISLFYKKITKGLIWSVTTFFILLSGFVSFMPIIKDKTALNNFGTLLLWLGVSYLAYAYLTVVNQVHTHAIKLQNIVRYEDQYYLNSASAHEQILNNIWKNKIRYGIYLNYYISNFEKFETKVNTNIKETIVSEISSQAYNLFSNKFSGSIFFKPNYKNFGVFIPLMEHDQLADKEKKEVLSKEVELIIKSITSDFFIENYRVSVKIKSVMSFYGLHSNNLDTLLEYNNLAQSHITFANEQVLNEIQPQQITKQKNRNKKMLSLNEIVALNHCSVLFEPIYFSGIKDFFGYNLNNMIEGSEVNSSLFEENKNIIENYGLQSLFTRYLALYSIKTLAKYKIKDKKLFLSYDIGYFTSPEFDFQDFITKINLYKINKKNLVICFDITQEVVNKNYLEKNINLCMEKGLKIAVTNFGALGTDFSLLEFYKPTYIFLEGDIVKKINLIKENEAILLNCIAIANKLKAKLIAQRVDTYMIYKTLKSKGVEYFSGDLIGSSSEPTPLIGTELRYLLNK
- the mgtE gene encoding magnesium transporter — protein: MEKNKIQELTKNILHCLEENNVKKLREISEDNYPADIAEALEELENKYILIALRLFSTEISGEIFTFLDTEIQEEVVKQFSSKQIKELFEEIYTDDVVEILEEMPSNIAKKILRSASRESRMQINEILKYEEYSAGSIMNVEYTKLRMNWTVEKAIETIKAERDKTEEVYDFFVVDELNNLKGFVELKELFFSKPEQLVKDVMDDRIIYSYTKTDQEEVTEKFKKYDITTLPILNSQNKLVGIITVDDIIDVIEEEATEDIQKMAGISPTEDEYFKTSVWKMVRSRTLWLLILMLSATLTQIVIILFMKKYNIDTKVSSANGTWNITYIVTMLLMPLITVISGTSGNAASQTSTMVVRSLSLKEVEAKDFFKILWKELRVAFFVGLILILVNFIRMIVIYSVEYKGNINRQELWHTIATITIAMFLTLMVSKTLGVLLPIFAKKIKLDPAIMAAPLLTTLVDALATAIFFSVGLIFFMPQISV